A single region of the Epinephelus fuscoguttatus linkage group LG14, E.fuscoguttatus.final_Chr_v1 genome encodes:
- the gjb9a gene encoding gap junction protein beta 9a: protein MNWSGLESLLSGVNKYSTAFGRIWLSMVFVFRVLVFVVAAQRVWGDESKDFVCNTRQPGCTNICYDHIFPISHIRLWALQLIFVTCPSLMVMAHVKYREGKDRKYVELHHGSHLYANPGKKRGGLWWTYLLSLVFKAGFDTSFLYILYRIYHGYDLPRLSKCSLEPCPNTVDCFISRPTEKKIFMLFMVISSALCIFMCICEMFYLIGKRIAKLLRVRQDNERLLFAEQHELTNMAPPRSQYRKTDPTLSDSQLSLNKREKIREGGITTTL, encoded by the exons atgaactGGTCGGGACTGGAGAGTCTGTTGAGTGGAGTCAATAAATACTCCACTGCGTTCGGGAGGATTTGGCTGTCCATGGTCTTTGTGTTCCGTGTCCTGGTGTTTGTGGTGGCAGCGCAGAGGGTTTGGGGTGATGAAAGCAAAGACTTTGTTTGTAATACTCGACAG CCTGGCTGCACCAACATCTGCTATGACCACATCTTCCCCATCTCCCACATCCGTCTGTGGGCGCTGCAGCTGATTTTTGTCACCTGCCCGTCTCTGATGGTGATGGCTCATGTCAAGTACCGTGAAGGAAAGGACAGGAAATATGTGGAGCTGCACCACGGCTCTCACCTGTACGCCAACCCTGGAAAGAAGAGAGGGGGCCTGTGGTGGACCTACCTGCTGAGTTTGGTCTTCAAAGCTGGATTCGACACATCATTTCTTTACATCCTGTATCGGATATACCACGGATATGACCTGCCGAG GTTATCCAAGTGTTCACTGGAACCCTGCCCCAACACCGTGGACTGCTTCATCAGTCGTCCAACAGAGAAAAAGATCTTCATGTTGTTCATGGTCATATCCAGCGCGCTGTGCATCTTCATGTGTATCTGCGAGATGTTTTATCTCATCGGTAAGCGCATTGCCAAGTTGTTGAGGGTCCGCCAAGACAACGAGAGGCTCCTATTTGCCGAGCAGCATGAGCTCACCAACATGGCCCCGCCCAGATCCCAGTATCGTAAGACTGATCCAACACTGTCAGACAGCCAGCTGAGTTTGAACAAGAGGGAGAAGATCAGAGAAGGTGGCATAACTACGACCTTGTAG